One part of the Dehalococcoidia bacterium genome encodes these proteins:
- a CDS encoding SDR family NAD(P)-dependent oxidoreductase — translation MDMGLKGKAALITGGSDGIGFAAAKMLAAEGVRVAICARREEHLRGAAETVRRATGGEVLAVAADIGKAEDAARFVSEAAKAFGRIDILVNNAGSSSTHPFEQVPDEEWQRDIDLKLMGAVRCSRAVLPYMRKVGGGRIVNVTAGAGKTPGAASVPTSVSRAAGLALTKAMSRDLGKDNILVNSVVIGVVHSAQWERRHAQIQKGNPSYTLEQFYADTVKARGVPLGREGTAEEAASVILFLASNMASFVTGVAINIDGGQCAVL, via the coding sequence ATGGACATGGGCCTGAAGGGGAAAGCGGCGCTGATAACGGGTGGGAGCGACGGCATCGGCTTTGCGGCGGCGAAGATGCTGGCCGCCGAAGGCGTGCGCGTGGCCATCTGCGCTCGCCGCGAGGAGCATCTGCGTGGGGCCGCGGAGACGGTACGCCGCGCCACCGGCGGCGAGGTGCTCGCGGTTGCCGCTGACATCGGCAAGGCGGAGGACGCGGCGCGCTTCGTGAGCGAGGCGGCGAAGGCGTTCGGGCGCATTGACATCCTGGTCAACAACGCGGGGTCGTCCTCCACGCACCCGTTCGAGCAGGTGCCGGACGAGGAGTGGCAGCGCGATATTGACTTGAAGCTGATGGGCGCCGTCCGATGCAGCCGCGCCGTGCTGCCCTACATGCGCAAGGTGGGCGGAGGGCGCATCGTGAACGTGACGGCGGGGGCGGGCAAGACGCCGGGCGCGGCCTCCGTTCCCACCTCGGTGAGCCGCGCCGCGGGGCTGGCGCTGACCAAGGCCATGTCCCGCGATCTGGGGAAGGACAACATCCTGGTCAACTCGGTGGTCATCGGCGTCGTGCACAGCGCGCAGTGGGAGCGCCGCCACGCGCAGATTCAGAAGGGCAACCCGTCCTACACGCTGGAGCAGTTCTACGCGGACACCGTGAAGGCGCGCGGCGTGCCGCTTGGGCGTGAGGGCACGGCGGAGGAGGCGGCGAGCGTCATTCTGTTCCTGGCCTCGAACATGGCGAGCTTCGTCACCGGCGTCGCCATCAACATTGACGGCGGGCAGTGCGCGGTGCTATAG